The Brachyspira hyodysenteriae ATCC 27164 genome includes a window with the following:
- a CDS encoding flavodoxin family protein, whose protein sequence is MKVMGIVAGRHNGNSEILVKQALTAVKDAGGEAVLINLFDYNIKPCSGCESCTIGMEKAFKEGKEYKGCIYKEKDDMDKIVNVMNQCQGIIVGCPTYDLLPSSLYLAFAQRFLAYELSFRIKIGQVKKDPHTVAGLIGVGGSKHDWQTMSLEGLSATMFTQSITVVDMYLAESVGRPGNVLIHKDYLDRAYKMGKNIVEAINTPVEDRKWLGDPDLGLCPRCHSSLIYPGEEHWDGVKFNFECAVCGAGGDLVKNESGEYKFVLAENGLIRDRNINEARAVHLQEIMETRDNFMSKKSEIEEEYKRFREMKFETIK, encoded by the coding sequence ATGAAAGTTATGGGAATAGTTGCCGGAAGACATAACGGAAACAGTGAAATTTTAGTTAAGCAGGCTTTAACAGCTGTAAAAGATGCAGGAGGAGAGGCAGTATTAATCAATTTGTTTGACTATAATATAAAGCCTTGTTCAGGATGCGAGTCATGTACAATAGGTATGGAAAAAGCTTTTAAAGAAGGAAAAGAATATAAAGGATGCATTTACAAAGAAAAAGATGATATGGATAAAATAGTAAATGTTATGAATCAATGTCAGGGTATAATAGTGGGATGTCCTACTTATGATTTGCTTCCTTCTTCATTATATTTAGCATTTGCTCAGAGGTTTTTAGCTTATGAATTATCGTTTAGAATAAAAATAGGACAAGTTAAAAAAGATCCGCATACAGTTGCAGGACTTATAGGGGTAGGCGGTTCTAAACATGATTGGCAGACTATGAGTTTGGAAGGACTTTCTGCTACTATGTTTACTCAGTCTATTACTGTAGTAGATATGTATTTGGCTGAAAGTGTTGGAAGACCTGGAAATGTTTTGATACATAAGGATTATTTAGATAGAGCATACAAAATGGGTAAAAATATAGTTGAAGCGATTAATACTCCTGTAGAAGATAGAAAATGGCTTGGTGATCCTGATTTAGGTTTATGTCCTAGATGTCATTCTTCTTTAATATATCCAGGCGAAGAACATTGGGACGGAGTAAAATTTAATTTTGAATGTGCTGTATGCGGTGCAGGAGGCGATTTAGTTAAAAATGAAAGCGGAGAATATAAATTCGTACTTGCAGAAAACGGACTTATAAGGGACAGAAATATTAATGAAGCAAGAGCAGTGCATTTACAAGAAATAATGGAGACAAGAGATAATTTTATGTCTAAAAAGTCTGAAATAGAAGAAGAATATAAGAGATTTAGAGAAATGAAATTTGAGACTATAAAATAG
- a CDS encoding FAD-dependent oxidoreductase → MKVIVIGCNHAGTWAAKTLKATDPNCQVVTYDRNDNISFLACGIALWVGGVVKDPKGLFYASPESLRGEGIDVYMGHDVTKIDWANKKLCVKELKTGKEFEDTYDKLILATGSWPVTPPIEGLKQEGTTYGLKKGIFFSKLYQQGQEIIDEIAKPDVKKVMVVGAGYIGVELIEAFKNHGKEVILMEAMPRVMANYFDKEITDEAEKRIKEAGIEMHLGETVKKFEGDDRVKKVVTDKGSYDVDMVVMSVGFRPNNELYKDYLETLPNGAIVVDTTMKTTKDPDVFAIGDCATVYSRASEKQEYIALATNAVRMGIVAANNALGKHVEYCGTQGSNAICVFGYNMASTGWSEETAKKKGLKVKSNFFKDSERPEFMPTNEDVLVKIIYEEGSRRLLGAQIASKHNHAEAIHAFSLAIQNGMTVDQFALSDFFFLPHYNKPLSWMTMVAYTAK, encoded by the coding sequence ATGAAAGTTATTGTAATAGGTTGTAACCATGCTGGTACATGGGCAGCAAAAACTTTGAAAGCTACAGATCCTAATTGTCAAGTAGTTACTTACGATAGAAATGATAATATATCTTTCTTAGCCTGCGGTATCGCACTTTGGGTTGGTGGCGTAGTTAAAGATCCTAAAGGATTATTCTATGCTAGTCCTGAAAGTTTGAGAGGTGAAGGCATCGATGTTTATATGGGACATGATGTTACTAAAATAGACTGGGCTAACAAAAAATTATGTGTAAAAGAACTAAAAACAGGAAAAGAGTTTGAAGACACTTACGATAAACTTATTCTTGCTACTGGTTCTTGGCCTGTAACTCCTCCTATCGAAGGCTTAAAACAAGAAGGAACTACTTACGGACTTAAAAAAGGTATTTTCTTCTCTAAGCTTTATCAGCAAGGACAAGAAATTATTGATGAAATAGCTAAACCAGATGTTAAAAAAGTTATGGTAGTTGGTGCTGGATACATAGGTGTTGAACTTATAGAAGCATTCAAAAACCATGGTAAAGAAGTTATCTTAATGGAAGCTATGCCTAGAGTTATGGCTAACTACTTTGATAAAGAAATCACTGATGAAGCTGAAAAAAGAATCAAAGAAGCTGGCATAGAAATGCATTTAGGTGAAACTGTTAAGAAATTTGAAGGTGATGACAGAGTTAAAAAAGTTGTTACTGACAAAGGTTCTTATGATGTAGATATGGTAGTTATGTCTGTTGGTTTCAGACCTAATAATGAACTTTATAAAGATTATTTAGAAACTTTACCTAATGGTGCTATTGTAGTAGATACTACTATGAAAACTACTAAAGATCCTGATGTATTTGCTATAGGTGACTGTGCTACTGTATATTCAAGAGCTTCTGAAAAACAAGAATATATTGCTTTAGCTACTAATGCTGTAAGAATGGGTATTGTTGCTGCTAATAATGCTTTAGGAAAACATGTTGAATATTGCGGTACTCAAGGTTCTAATGCTATTTGTGTATTTGGATACAATATGGCTTCTACTGGTTGGTCTGAAGAAACTGCTAAGAAAAAAGGATTAAAAGTAAAATCTAACTTCTTCAAAGATTCTGAAAGACCAGAATTTATGCCTACTAATGAAGATGTTTTAGTAAAAATCATTTATGAAGAAGGCAGCAGACGTTTATTAGGTGCTCAAATAGCTTCTAAACACAATCATGCTGAAGCTATTCATGCATTCTCTCTTGCTATACAAAATGGTATGACTGTTGATCAATTTGCATTGTCAGATTTCTTCTTCCTACCTCACTACAACAAACCATTATCTTGGATGACTATGGTTGCTTATACTGCTAAATAA
- the pth gene encoding aminoacyl-tRNA hydrolase has translation MMTKLIIGLGNPGDEYKNNRHNVGFILIDKIAQNFNINFDNNKKKSLYARSKEKDIEYILLKPQTFMNLSGESAIFISKFFNIKPEDIIVIYDDMDIPFGTFKIKKGGSSGGHNGIKSLISHLQSDDFTRIRIGIGRPSAGKKVNDYVLSNFSKKEREELDTIIANDIIDAVKIALFESPVIAQNKYNKKINDKNSNKTKGNKNMIKIVAKNTVSSENKSKFIEIANELIIKSRKENGCISYNLYESVDGKYLTFIEEWKDEKAIENHNNSEHFKAIVPKLGELTSADMDVTLYKEVK, from the coding sequence ATGATGACTAAATTAATTATTGGACTTGGAAATCCAGGAGATGAGTATAAAAATAATAGACATAATGTAGGTTTTATACTCATAGATAAAATAGCTCAAAATTTTAATATCAATTTTGATAATAATAAAAAGAAATCATTATATGCTAGATCAAAAGAAAAGGATATAGAATATATACTCCTAAAACCTCAAACTTTTATGAATCTTTCAGGAGAATCTGCAATTTTTATATCAAAATTCTTTAATATAAAACCTGAAGATATAATAGTTATATACGATGATATGGATATACCTTTTGGAACTTTTAAAATTAAAAAAGGAGGAAGTTCCGGAGGGCATAATGGAATAAAAAGTCTTATTTCGCATCTTCAAAGCGATGATTTTACAAGAATTAGAATAGGTATAGGCAGACCTAGTGCTGGTAAGAAAGTTAATGACTATGTTCTTTCAAATTTTAGTAAGAAAGAAAGAGAAGAATTGGATACTATAATTGCAAATGATATAATAGATGCTGTGAAGATAGCTTTATTTGAATCTCCTGTAATAGCACAGAATAAATACAATAAAAAAATAAATGATAAAAATTCAAATAAAACTAAAGGTAATAAAAATATGATTAAAATAGTTGCAAAAAATACTGTGAGCAGTGAAAATAAATCTAAATTCATTGAAATAGCTAATGAACTTATAATTAAAAGCAGAAAAGAAAATGGATGCATTTCATATAATTTATATGAAAGTGTAGACGGTAAATATCTTACTTTTATAGAAGAATGGAAAGACGAAAAAGCTATAGAAAACCACAATAATTCAGAACATTTCAAAGCAATAGTTCCTAAATTGGGAGAATTAACTTCTGCTGATATGGATGTAACTTTATACAAAGAAGTAAAATAA
- a CDS encoding ribose-phosphate diphosphokinase — protein sequence MGITDEILILSGTANPQLSEDVVKNLGLKLGNMEIRKFADGETFVQIEETVRNKDTYVIQPTGRPSSSESWMELYCIIDALKRASAKRITAVIPYYGYSRQDRKNEPRVPITAKLVANLLSEAGAHRVLALDLHAAQIQGFFDIPVDHMLSKNVFLDKIRKDLDMSNSIIVSPDIGGVGRARAVAKQLNLDIAIIDKRRDRANECEVMNIIGDVNGKDAIIIDDIIDTGGTLIKSMQALKKAGMRKIYVFITHAVCSGDVYERINASDIEKLYITDSLKVMKDRLGSKIEVLSVAPVIADAIRHIHMELSISVLFDK from the coding sequence ATGGGAATAACAGACGAAATATTAATATTAAGCGGTACAGCAAATCCTCAGTTGTCAGAAGATGTTGTTAAGAATCTTGGACTCAAATTGGGTAATATGGAGATACGTAAATTTGCTGATGGCGAGACTTTTGTTCAGATAGAAGAAACAGTTAGAAATAAGGATACTTATGTAATACAGCCTACAGGACGTCCTTCTAGCAGTGAGAGTTGGATGGAACTTTACTGTATTATAGATGCTCTAAAAAGAGCTAGTGCTAAAAGAATTACCGCTGTTATTCCATATTATGGTTATTCTAGACAGGATAGAAAGAATGAACCTAGAGTGCCTATAACTGCTAAATTAGTTGCTAATCTTTTATCAGAAGCCGGAGCACATAGAGTTTTGGCTTTAGATTTGCATGCAGCACAAATACAAGGTTTTTTTGATATTCCTGTAGATCACATGCTTTCAAAAAATGTTTTCTTGGATAAAATAAGAAAAGATCTTGATATGTCTAACTCTATTATAGTTTCTCCAGATATAGGAGGGGTAGGAAGAGCTAGAGCTGTAGCTAAACAATTGAATCTTGATATAGCTATCATAGATAAAAGAAGAGACAGAGCTAATGAATGTGAAGTAATGAATATTATAGGCGATGTTAATGGCAAAGATGCTATTATTATAGACGATATAATAGATACAGGCGGTACTCTTATAAAAAGTATGCAGGCTTTGAAAAAGGCTGGTATGAGAAAAATATATGTATTTATAACTCATGCTGTATGTTCTGGCGATGTTTATGAGAGAATTAATGCCAGTGATATAGAAAAGCTTTATATAACAGATAGTTTGAAAGTTATGAAAGATAGATTAGGCAGTAAAATAGAAGTGCTTTCAGTTGCTCCTGTTATTGCTGATGCTATAAGACATATACATATGGAGCTTTCTATAAGTGTTCTATTTGATAAGTAA
- a CDS encoding S-methyl-5-thioribose-1-phosphate isomerase: MINRVDKELAFMLQFENVAWYDDGCVKILDRRVYPNKVHFVECKTHKEVSKAISDMVTQSAGPYLAVAMGMALAGYESKHLDGNDRIDYLTHACNTLANSRPTTSGRMMLITKSCLEAGTEAIKSGKDPIEAMFNRGIDLSTKRYSKIKKIAENLVSMYPDKGTILTQCFGESIVGFMIQEFQKKNKDIKVVCAETRPYFQGARLTATVAYDQGADVTVITDNMVAYTMQEKKIDVFTSAADLICLNGAVVNKIGTFQIAIVAKYLGIPYFVTGAPDKGYHGLEDVHFEFRDEKLVTEAMGVKTSKEGVKGFYPAFDYTPPHLVSAVVTDLGVYSPYNVFKYYVGNDEGEY; encoded by the coding sequence ATGATTAATAGGGTAGACAAAGAATTGGCTTTTATGCTTCAATTTGAAAATGTAGCTTGGTATGATGATGGATGCGTAAAGATATTAGATAGAAGAGTATACCCTAATAAAGTTCATTTTGTTGAATGTAAAACTCATAAAGAAGTTTCAAAAGCTATATCAGATATGGTAACTCAAAGTGCCGGACCTTATTTAGCAGTCGCTATGGGTATGGCATTGGCTGGATATGAATCAAAGCATTTAGATGGAAATGACAGAATAGATTATTTAACTCATGCTTGTAATACTTTGGCTAATTCAAGACCTACTACAAGCGGTAGAATGATGCTTATAACTAAATCATGCTTGGAAGCTGGTACTGAAGCAATAAAATCCGGTAAAGACCCTATAGAAGCTATGTTTAACAGAGGAATAGATCTGTCTACTAAAAGATATTCAAAAATAAAGAAAATAGCAGAAAATTTAGTATCAATGTATCCTGATAAAGGAACTATACTTACTCAATGTTTTGGCGAATCCATAGTTGGGTTTATGATACAGGAATTCCAAAAAAAGAATAAAGATATAAAAGTTGTATGTGCTGAAACAAGACCTTATTTTCAAGGAGCAAGACTTACAGCAACAGTTGCCTATGATCAAGGAGCTGATGTTACAGTTATTACAGATAATATGGTGGCATATACTATGCAGGAGAAAAAAATAGATGTATTTACTTCTGCTGCTGATTTAATATGCTTAAATGGGGCAGTAGTTAATAAAATTGGAACTTTCCAAATAGCAATAGTAGCAAAATATTTAGGAATACCTTATTTTGTAACAGGAGCACCAGATAAAGGATATCATGGACTTGAAGATGTACATTTTGAATTTAGAGATGAAAAACTTGTTACTGAAGCTATGGGAGTGAAAACTTCTAAGGAAGGTGTAAAAGGCTTTTATCCTGCATTTGATTATACTCCTCCGCATTTAGTTAGTGCAGTTGTAACAGATTTAGGTGTTTATTCACCTTATAATGTATTTAAATATTATGTAGGAAATGATGAAGGAGAATATTAA
- a CDS encoding YhcH/YjgK/YiaL family protein, producing MILKPIKSEFNQDFHDSIWKAKNYIRDHYDELKKLPNGKHLLDKEICEGAFINVTEYDNKDNPPWESHLKYVDVQIIFEGAEDFIIANTSTLKPKSYDEASDYHDWEGEGTVRLTLSQGEILILLPYDAHRVGLPPKSGKNHVKKAIVKVPYKG from the coding sequence ATGATATTAAAACCAATAAAAAGCGAATTTAATCAGGATTTTCATGATTCTATTTGGAAGGCAAAAAATTATATAAGAGATCATTATGATGAATTGAAAAAACTTCCTAATGGTAAGCATTTGCTAGACAAAGAAATTTGCGAAGGTGCTTTTATCAATGTTACAGAATATGATAATAAAGATAATCCGCCTTGGGAATCACATTTAAAATATGTGGATGTTCAAATAATATTTGAAGGAGCTGAAGATTTTATAATAGCAAATACTTCTACATTGAAGCCTAAAAGTTATGATGAAGCTTCAGACTATCATGATTGGGAAGGAGAGGGAACTGTTCGTTTAACTTTATCACAAGGAGAGATTTTGATACTTCTTCCTTATGATGCTCATAGAGTAGGACTTCCTCCAAAATCAGGAAAAAATCATGTTAAAAAAGCTATAGTTAAAGTTCCTTATAAAGGTTAA
- the pth gene encoding aminoacyl-tRNA hydrolase has product MMKLVMGLGNPGEQYKNHRHNVGYMILDRVAKKLNVELDIKKKKTVFGKGKSGKMEYLLLKPQTFMNLSGEAALYMASFMKITVENIIVIYDDMDIPIGEFRVIPSKNDDSESEVNDIEIDHNGIKSIRDSLKSYNFTKIGVGIGACPEDEEKADFLLAPFTKDERKKIRDISDNVVDAACIALFESPQAAKKKYP; this is encoded by the coding sequence ATGATGAAATTAGTAATGGGACTAGGCAACCCAGGTGAACAATATAAAAATCATAGACATAATGTCGGATATATGATTTTAGATAGAGTTGCTAAAAAACTTAATGTAGAACTTGACATCAAAAAGAAAAAGACAGTTTTTGGAAAAGGTAAGTCTGGTAAAATGGAGTATTTGCTCCTTAAACCTCAGACTTTCATGAATCTTTCTGGTGAAGCTGCTCTTTATATGGCAAGTTTTATGAAAATCACTGTTGAAAATATTATCGTTATATATGATGATATGGATATACCTATAGGTGAATTTAGAGTTATACCTTCTAAAAATGATGATTCTGAATCTGAAGTTAATGATATAGAAATAGATCATAATGGTATAAAAAGTATAAGAGATTCTTTAAAAAGCTATAACTTTACTAAAATAGGTGTCGGAATAGGGGCATGTCCTGAAGATGAAGAAAAAGCTGATTTTCTTTTGGCTCCTTTTACTAAAGATGAAAGAAAAAAAATAAGAGATATATCTGATAATGTTGTGGATGCTGCATGCATTGCTTTGTTTGAATCCCCTCAGGCTGCTAAAAAGAAATATCCATGA
- the mtnK gene encoding S-methyl-5-thioribose kinase: MTNFNEYFLMEEKDVLLYVKNKLKYFSQNDNITCKEIGDGNINYVYRISNGKDSIILKQAGVHTRSNSSGRILDINRNAREAEVLSFYGSILPDLAPKIISIDRVMNLFVMEDLKSFLVLRDALMKGQIYHHLQEQITDFLVETTLSTADFFMDPFTKKENVAKYTNKELCKISEELVFREPFFNVLKENVFSESLNKFVEDNLYNNKQLQLEAAKLKYEFMNNPQALIHGDLHTGSIFVDENYIKVMDCEFAFYGPIGYDLGTIMANFIFSYVYHFYVTKDRNYTSFLFKVIDDILRLFKNKFITKFLHESNDISVQNDYFIEYYLLEVLKTGFGICGLELLRRTTGCARVKEIESVADDDMRSKIEYTLLNIGIECLSYRDRLSEEEKFMKFIDNIIENIDL; encoded by the coding sequence ATGACAAATTTTAATGAATATTTTTTAATGGAAGAGAAAGATGTATTACTTTATGTAAAAAATAAATTAAAATATTTTTCTCAGAATGATAATATTACTTGTAAAGAAATAGGCGATGGAAATATTAACTATGTATATAGAATAAGTAATGGTAAAGATTCCATAATACTTAAGCAGGCAGGAGTTCATACTAGAAGCAATTCGTCAGGAAGAATACTTGATATTAACAGAAATGCAAGAGAGGCTGAGGTTTTATCTTTTTACGGCAGCATACTTCCAGATTTGGCTCCTAAAATCATTTCTATAGATAGAGTTATGAATTTATTCGTAATGGAGGATTTGAAATCTTTTCTTGTACTTAGAGATGCTTTGATGAAAGGTCAAATATATCATCATTTACAGGAGCAGATAACAGATTTTTTAGTTGAAACTACATTATCAACAGCCGATTTCTTTATGGATCCATTCACTAAAAAAGAAAATGTTGCAAAGTATACTAATAAAGAACTTTGTAAAATAAGTGAGGAATTAGTATTTAGAGAACCATTTTTTAATGTTCTTAAAGAAAATGTTTTTTCTGAATCATTAAATAAATTTGTTGAAGATAATCTATATAATAATAAACAGCTTCAATTAGAGGCGGCTAAATTAAAGTATGAATTTATGAACAATCCTCAGGCTTTAATACATGGAGATTTGCATACAGGATCTATATTTGTTGATGAAAATTATATTAAAGTTATGGATTGTGAATTTGCCTTTTACGGACCTATAGGCTATGATTTAGGTACTATTATGGCTAATTTCATATTCTCTTATGTTTACCATTTTTATGTTACTAAGGATAGAAATTATACTTCATTCCTTTTCAAGGTAATTGATGATATTTTAAGGCTTTTTAAAAATAAATTTATTACCAAATTTTTGCATGAAAGTAATGATATATCAGTACAAAATGATTATTTCATAGAATATTATTTACTTGAGGTATTAAAAACAGGATTTGGTATATGCGGACTTGAATTGTTAAGAAGAACTACAGGGTGTGCTAGGGTAAAAGAAATAGAGTCTGTTGCTGATGATGATATGAGAAGTAAAATAGAATATACGCTTTTAAATATAGGTATTGAATGTTTATCTTATAGAGACAGGCTTTCTGAAGAAGAAAAGTTTATGAAATTTATAGACAATATAATTGAAAATATTGATTTATAA
- a CDS encoding 50S ribosomal protein L25: protein MSENYTIKALQRDTKFKSVGRKLRNEGYALATLYGRENQYSIAVELKEFVKVFSLAGQHDIITLDIQNDKTREVLVKDYQIDGIKRIIRHIDFYEIDRNKKIKTYVPIHIEGTPEGVRLGGGTLEQVEYGLNIKAFPGSIPRELVVDVSELKVGDSLHISDIKFPEGVDPVGDASKAIVTVVTTQDDDANKGAAEA, encoded by the coding sequence ATGAGTGAGAATTATACTATTAAAGCTTTGCAAAGAGATACTAAATTTAAAAGTGTTGGTCGTAAATTGAGAAATGAAGGTTACGCTTTGGCTACTCTTTATGGTAGAGAAAATCAATACTCTATTGCTGTAGAATTAAAAGAATTTGTTAAAGTTTTTTCTTTAGCAGGTCAGCATGATATAATCACTTTAGATATACAAAATGATAAGACAAGAGAAGTGTTGGTTAAAGATTATCAAATAGACGGTATCAAAAGAATTATAAGACATATAGATTTTTATGAAATAGATAGAAATAAAAAAATCAAAACTTATGTTCCTATTCACATTGAAGGTACTCCTGAAGGTGTTCGCTTAGGCGGAGGTACTTTAGAGCAAGTTGAATACGGTTTGAATATCAAAGCTTTCCCAGGTTCTATACCTAGAGAATTGGTTGTTGATGTTAGCGAATTAAAAGTAGGAGATAGTTTACATATTAGCGATATAAAATTCCCAGAAGGTGTTGACCCTGTTGGTGATGCTTCTAAAGCTATTGTTACTGTTGTTACTACTCAAGATGATGATGCTAACAAAGGTGCAGCAGAAGCATAA
- a CDS encoding PP2C family protein-serine/threonine phosphatase yields the protein MKNERVLIFFKFISMVFLILFLLLNIACISYYENKFTFVLMLILFMLFFIPGLALYKNLINIYLIKDYKQVEEKSSEGKIYRFSKINSTIINDYQIAIKDLKEKNSYILGRYDVLDNIKKQYKKDMKKARKLQENMMPKKMPNNNKINSASLYKPLETIGGDFFDYIYLDDDRILFIISDISGHGVEAAIITAMFKTVFRNLAASFKSPSSFIYDINNYIIKILPINYYLTMTVAEIDLKNKVVKYSNASHTPMLILENSQIKEYNKGGTIIGLFPQAYYEEEIVNIKKDDVLIFYTDGVTEASRSKNKYDFYGIDRLKKVIFNNKNSKAENIISNIEKDFYDYLSYMSPDDDFTIAAFKIK from the coding sequence ATGAAAAATGAACGTGTTTTAATATTTTTTAAATTTATTTCTATGGTATTTCTCATACTATTTTTACTTTTAAATATAGCATGCATTTCATATTATGAAAATAAATTTACTTTTGTACTTATGCTCATTTTATTTATGCTGTTTTTTATTCCAGGACTTGCTTTATATAAAAATTTAATCAATATATATTTAATCAAAGATTATAAGCAAGTAGAAGAAAAATCATCAGAAGGAAAAATATATAGATTTTCAAAAATAAACAGCACTATAATAAATGATTATCAAATAGCAATAAAAGACTTAAAAGAAAAAAATAGTTATATATTAGGCAGATACGATGTTTTAGACAATATAAAAAAACAATATAAAAAAGATATGAAAAAGGCTAGAAAACTGCAGGAAAATATGATGCCTAAAAAAATGCCTAATAATAACAAAATAAATTCTGCCTCATTATATAAACCTCTTGAAACAATAGGAGGAGATTTTTTTGATTATATATATCTTGATGATGACAGAATACTTTTTATAATTTCAGATATTAGCGGACATGGAGTTGAAGCGGCAATTATAACTGCTATGTTTAAAACTGTTTTTAGAAATTTGGCAGCATCATTCAAATCGCCTAGCTCTTTTATATATGATATTAATAATTACATAATTAAAATACTGCCTATAAACTATTATCTCACTATGACAGTGGCCGAAATAGATTTAAAAAATAAAGTAGTAAAATATTCTAATGCTTCCCATACTCCTATGCTTATATTAGAAAATTCTCAAATAAAAGAATACAATAAAGGCGGAACTATAATAGGTCTTTTCCCTCAGGCATATTATGAAGAAGAAATAGTAAATATAAAAAAAGATGATGTATTAATATTTTATACCGACGGAGTAACAGAAGCATCAAGATCCAAAAACAAATATGATTTTTATGGCATAGATAGATTAAAAAAAGTTATATTCAATAATAAAAATAGTAAGGCAGAAAATATAATAAGCAACATAGAAAAAGATTTTTATGATTACCTTTCATATATGTCGCCTGATGATGATTTTACTATTGCAGCATTTAAGATAAAATAA